DNA from Lactobacillus johnsonii:
GCAGGACTTTATGACTGCTATTCAGGATAACGATGAAAAGAAAGTTATCCATCTACTTCATTCAAAACAAAGTGTTGGTAAACAAATGCATCAAACTCTATTAACTTTTAAATGTAATTATTCTGGTGTCCTAAACGGTATTACCTCAACTTATTCTAATGGTTGTCTTGAAGGAGTTAACCGCAAGATTAAACAAATTGAACGTACTGCTTATGGCTATAGAAATTTCAAACATTTATTAATTAGAATTAGACTCGAAGAAAATATTATAAAAGAAAAGGAATCAAACAGCTTGAAGTGCTGCTTAATTCCTTCTTAAAATTATCCATCAACAGGATTTGCAAAAGAGCCAAAGGACTGCTTTTACACAGTTCCTTCTCTACTATCTAGTAATACTATCTGCACGGCCTTTATAATCACCGTTTTCAGTTCCAATAATTAATTCTTCGCCTTCCTTAATAAAATCTGGTACAGTTACAACTAAGCCAGTATCCATTGTTGCAGGCTTACCACCACCAGCAGCAGTAGCACCCTTGATTTCTGGTTGAGTCTCTTTAACTGTCATCTTTACAGTGGATGGTAAGTTAATTCCGATTAATTTACCTTCATCAGTAAACTTAAGGTCTACTTCAATATTTGGCATCAAGAATTTAGCTTCTGAAGCTAAATGTTCTTTAGGAATTAAGTATTGTTCGTAAGTATCTGTATCCATAAAAATAAAGTTGCTATCGTCATCGTAAAGATATTGTGCCTTTTTCAAGGAAACATTAACTAAGTCTACTTTTTCACTTGGACGCATTGTTTTATGCACAACTGCACCACTCATAACATCACGCAAATCCATTTGCATAACTGTATTACCTTTACCAGGTTTGTGGTGATTACTCTTTAATACTTCAATCAACTTACCATCTTGATTAAAAATCATACCTTTTTTTAATTCAATTGCTTGCATTAACAAATACCTCTAAAATTTCTTAATATACATATCACTAATTTCATGATTACCGTACTTTTTAATAATCATGTCTGCTCGTTTTTTAGTTGGTTCAATATACTCGTGTAAGTTCTTTAAATTAACATCTCGCCAAACTTTTTTAGCAAAAATATCTGCTTGTTCACGTGGTACATGAGCCCATTGATAAAAATAATTGTCTGGATTATTGCGATTAATTTCTAACATTAAATGATAGCGATCAAGATACCATCTTTCTAAGTCTTCTTCACTAGCATCGAGATAAATCACATAATCTAAGAAATCACTTGGCGGTGCTTGGCCATTAGGAGGAACTTCTAGTAAATTTATTCCTTCTACTACTAAGACATCGGGTTGTTCAACTGAACCAACTTCGTTAGGAACCAGATCAGAAATTTCCTGTGAGTATAGTCGATATGGTACTCTTTCTTTACCAGCTTTAACACTTGACAGAAAAGTAGAAAAGGCATCCCAATTAAATGATACTGGGAAGCCTTTTTGATCCATTAAGTTTTTAGCTTTAAGTTCTGCATTAGACATTAAAAAGCCGTCAGTAGAAACTTGAGCAATTTTTTTATCCGGTTCAAGGCGTTCAAATAACCGAGTTATTTTCTTGGCAAAGGTGGATTTACCAACAGCAACAGATCCTGTTACTCCAATTATAAAGGGAATCTTTTGCCACTGTTCTTTATAAAATGTTTGTTGAGTATGATAAACAGCATTTTTTTGACTCATGATGTATTGAAGATTCTTCATCATAAAAATTTCTGCACTAAATTCATCACTTGGAGGAATTAATGCCTGCCACTTATCAGGTGTCAAGTGTAAAAATTGCTCTTGCATAAAAAGCCCGCCTTCCTTCTGCCTTGTTCCTAGTATTTTTACATTGTTCAGCCTATCATATATATTGAGAGAAAGAAAAGAAGATATCTATGAAAAAATTAATTCTTTTTGGTGATTCCCTACTTGCAGGGTATATTGATGGACACGCAACTAATATTGTAACTCAAGGACTGCAAGAAAAATTACCTAATTTTACAATTATTAATAATTCTGTACCTGGAAGTACAACTGAGGAGGTAATTGATTTTTATGATTTAAGGATTAAACCTTTCAATTACGACTTAGTTATACTTGCCTTAGGTACCAATGACGCAAATATGCAATTTGGCTTAAGCGCTGGCCGTTACGCACATAACTTGCAAGTTCTAGTAGATTTAATTGGTGCTGATAAAATAATTTTAATGGGACCTTCCTATACTAATTGGAAAATCGCCAAAGATCAAGCATGGCCAAAAACATTACAATTTGAACTAGTAGCCGAGCAATGTCACATTGAAAACAATATTCCATTCTTAAATTTGGCAAAAGTAATGTGTGAGACAGGTCATCCCAATGATTTACTTCAGAAAGACGGCATCCATTTAAATCAAGAAGGCAATAAATTACTAACTGAAAAGCTTGCTGAATTAGTCAAAGAGAAAGAAACAGCTGCTATATCATAAAAAAGCATCCCAATAACGGGATGCTTTTTTACTGCTCTATTCAATATAAAGCGCTTGTTTACCTTGCTGATTATAACTTGCCTCTATCTTCTTTAAGCTTACCTTTTTATTTTTAACGCCATAAGGATCATTTACATACACAATCCCTTTTTTCCTGTTGTAACCTGTAATCACACAAGCATGAGATGACGGCGTTACATGAACTTTTCCTTGCTTGGTAGACCAGGTCTGCATATCATTTACCCGATCAAACTTCAAAGTTGTAATGATTACTACAGGATGTCCTTTAGAAACCAACTTCAATACCTGAACAAAATCATTACCTGTATAATTGCGAATTCGCTTTGTGTATTTTCTAGCCACATTATATAGGGGTTCATTATACACACACCAGCCTGCATTCTTGATACTCATGTAACCAACAAATCCAACGT
Protein-coding regions in this window:
- the efp gene encoding elongation factor P; translated protein: MQAIELKKGMIFNQDGKLIEVLKSNHHKPGKGNTVMQMDLRDVMSGAVVHKTMRPSEKVDLVNVSLKKAQYLYDDDSNFIFMDTDTYEQYLIPKEHLASEAKFLMPNIEVDLKFTDEGKLIGINLPSTVKMTVKETQPEIKGATAAGGGKPATMDTGLVVTVPDFIKEGEELIIGTENGDYKGRADSITR
- the coaA gene encoding type I pantothenate kinase; the protein is MQEQFLHLTPDKWQALIPPSDEFSAEIFMMKNLQYIMSQKNAVYHTQQTFYKEQWQKIPFIIGVTGSVAVGKSTFAKKITRLFERLEPDKKIAQVSTDGFLMSNAELKAKNLMDQKGFPVSFNWDAFSTFLSSVKAGKERVPYRLYSQEISDLVPNEVGSVEQPDVLVVEGINLLEVPPNGQAPPSDFLDYVIYLDASEEDLERWYLDRYHLMLEINRNNPDNYFYQWAHVPREQADIFAKKVWRDVNLKNLHEYIEPTKKRADMIIKKYGNHEISDMYIKKF
- a CDS encoding SGNH/GDSL hydrolase family protein — protein: MKKLILFGDSLLAGYIDGHATNIVTQGLQEKLPNFTIINNSVPGSTTEEVIDFYDLRIKPFNYDLVILALGTNDANMQFGLSAGRYAHNLQVLVDLIGADKIILMGPSYTNWKIAKDQAWPKTLQFELVAEQCHIENNIPFLNLAKVMCETGHPNDLLQKDGIHLNQEGNKLLTEKLAELVKEKETAAIS
- a CDS encoding C39 family peptidase, whose product is MKRLNRARKYRRRRRILYTVILLITAGVIALGFNFKRFQNEYDWLTLKPEQKLNVPLVNQLPDLPNGCEVTSLAMLLKYYDINVSKLELSSNIKHVSSFVGNNYRGNPHVGFVGYMSIKNAGWCVYNEPLYNVARKYTKRIRNYTGNDFVQVLKLVSKGHPVVIITTLKFDRVNDMQTWSTKQGKVHVTPSSHACVITGYNRKKGIVYVNDPYGVKNKKVSLKKIEASYNQQGKQALYIE